A single window of Larimichthys crocea isolate SSNF chromosome XII, L_crocea_2.0, whole genome shotgun sequence DNA harbors:
- the lasp1 gene encoding LIM and SH3 domain protein 1, whose protein sequence is MNPLCSRCNLVVYPTEKVNCLDKYWHKGCFSCEVCKMTLNMKNYKGFEKRPYCNAHYPKTNFTCVADTPENLRLKQQSKIQSQAVYREDFEKNKGKGFSVVADTPELQRIKKTQEQISNIRYHEEFEKRKTGGEAPHHQPSTPSPGYQQPAASQNFHYEPTPEPVRPAATAPPPSAGKRYRAVYDYSAADEDEVSFVDGDVIVDVQQIDEGWMYGRVERTGQQGMLPANYVEAI, encoded by the exons ATGAATCCGTTGTGTAGCAGATGTAATCTAGTCGTTTACCCCACGGAAAAAGTGAATTGTCTGGACAAG TACTGGCATAAAGGATGCTTCAGCTGCGAGGTCTGCAAAATGACTCTAAACATGAAGAATTACAAAGGCTTTGAGAAGAGACCATACTGCAATGC ACACTACCCCAAGACAAACTTCACCTGTGTGGCTGACACTCCAGAGAACCTCCGCCTCAAACAGCAGAGCAAGATACAGAGCCAG GCTGTCTACAGGGAGGATTTCGAGAAGAATAAAGGGAAAGGTTTCAGCGTGGTCGCAGACACGCCGGAGCTGCAGAGAATTAAGAAGACGCAGGAACAAATCAGCAAT ATTAGGTACCATGAGGAGTTTgagaagaggaagacaggaggagaggcCCCACATCATCAGCCGAGCACCCCCAGCCCAG GTTACCAGCAGCCTGCAGCCTCTCAAAACTTCCACTATGAGCCCACTCCTGAACCAGTGCGCCCGGCAGCCACCGCCCCTCCTCCCAGTGCTGGG AAGCGGTACAGGGCAGTGTACGACTACTCTGCCGCCGATGAGGACGAGGTGTCCTTCGTGGACGGGGATGTGATCGTAGACGTGCAGCAGATCGACGAGGGCTGGATGTACGGCCGCGTGGAGCGCACCGGCCAGCAGGGCATGCTGCCCGCCAACTACGTCGAGGCCATCTGa
- the LOC104926558 gene encoding plexin domain-containing protein 1 — MCFSLVMLFLCLPQTELARVWDQRQTDNWYTVISQQHEESTGGDSHPHRAQRSSSGHTRISRAVLGGGLTIDTLPDNMTRVVEDSGKYYTWRSFGPEDQRAQELWVDMNDIRHGQVRVHGILSNSYKQAVRVALSFDFPFYGHYLRQITIATGGFIFTGDITHRMLTATQYIAPLMANFDPSYSKDSTVQYLDNGEVFVVQWEHVRLPGKESEGAFTFQAALYKTGTITFSYRDIPLSLDVISSAEHPVKAGLSDAFMVTSPSTQSPDAQRRTIYEYHRVEIDTTKITSLSAVEFTALPTCLQHDSCELCLSSNQTSACSWCNVLQRCSDGMDRHRQEWLDYDCSDESKDATCEDYFRADSSTDSSITPEIEDVTSLTPLQKGCESDDETKRRVFKTGNDVRTDSSTKTDGLANTGVIAGIAAALVLLLALILVAVYINYHPTAVSPLYLIQRRKNYWPSWKFQKQQPGYTEVEGEGHEKDSIVVAGPC, encoded by the exons ACAACTGGTACACTGTGATCTCACAACAACATGAAGAGTCAACCGGAGGTGACAGTCATCCTCACAGAGCGCAGAGGTCGTCCTCAGGCCACACCAGGATAAGCAGGGCGGTCCTGGGTGGAGGACTAACCATCGACACCCTGCCAGACAACATGACACGTGTAGTG GAGGATTCTGGCAAGTACTACACATGGCGTAGTTTTGGCCCAGAAGACCAGCGTGCGCAGGAACTATGGGTAGACATGAATGATATTCGACACGGCCAAGTCAGAGTCCATGGCATTCTGTCAAATTCATACAAGCAGGCTGTG AGGGTTGCCCTGTCGTTTGACTTTCCTTTTTACGGACATTACCTGAGGCAGATTACCATAGCAACAGGAG GGTTCATCTTCACAGGGGACATTACTCACCGTATGCTGACCGCAACACAGTACATCGCACCTCTAATGGCTAATTTTGACCCCAGCTACTCCAAAGATTCAACCGTGCAATACCTGGATAATG GTGAGGTGTTTGTGGTGCAGTGGGAGCACGTCAGACTCCCAGGGAAAGAGTCAGAAGGAGCCTTTACGTTTCAGGCTGCCCTTTACAAAACAGGAACCATCACATTCAGCTACCGAGAT ATACCTCTGTCATTAGATGTGATCAGTTCAGCTGAGCATCCAGTGAAGGCCGGTTTGTCTGATGCCTTCATGGTCACATCACCTTCTACTCAATCACCAG ATGCCCAGCGGCGGACGATCTATGAGTACCATCGGGTTGAAATAGACACTACAAAGATCACCAGCCTCTCTGCTGTTGAGTTCACTGCACTTCCTA CATGCCTGCAACATGACAGCTGTGAGCTCTGCCTCTCATCCAACCAAACCTCTGCTTGCAGCTGGTGCAATGTACTCCAGAG gtGTTCAGATGGcatggacagacacagacaagaaTGGCTGGACTATGACTGTTCAGACGAG AGCAAAGATGCAACCTGTGAGGATTACTTCAGGGCTGACAGCTCCACCGATTCCTCTATCACACCAGAGATCGAGGATGTGACCTCTTTGACTCCTCTTCAAAAAGGATGTGAAAGCGACG atGAGACCAAGCGACGTGTATTTAAGACTGGAAATG ATGTGAGGACAGATTCTTCAACCAAGACTGACGGGTTGGCAAACACAGGAGTGATAGCCGGTATAGCAGCTGCACTTGTGTTACTTTTGGCTCTGATACTTGTTGCTGTTTATATCAACTACCATCCTACTGCTGTATCACCACTTTACCTCATCCAG cgacGCAAGAACTACTGGCCTTCCTGGAAGTTTCAGAAGCAACAACCTGGTTACACAGAAGTGGAAGGAGAAGGTCATGAGAAAGACAGCATTGTTGTAGCCGGGCCATGTTGA